A single region of the Acuticoccus sediminis genome encodes:
- a CDS encoding phosphoenolpyruvate hydrolase family protein, whose protein sequence is MAPQSRAAILANLNAKKAAGVPIIGGGAGTGLSARCEEAGGIDLIVIYNSGRYRMAGRGSLAGLLAYGNANEIVKEMAREVLPVVRSTPVLAGVNGTDPFMIADHFLDELRALGFAGIQNFPTVGLIDGVFRANLEETGMGFAHEVELVARANAKDMLTTPYVFCEDDADAMTRAGADIIVCHLGLTTGGAIGAETALTLDDCVARIGAWAEAARAVRPDVLVLCHGGPIAMPEDARYVLERVPACDGFYGASSMERLPTEIAIKAQIEAFGAIRR, encoded by the coding sequence GTGGCACCACAATCCAGAGCCGCCATCCTCGCCAACCTCAACGCCAAGAAGGCGGCGGGCGTGCCGATCATCGGCGGCGGCGCCGGCACGGGCCTCTCGGCCCGGTGCGAGGAGGCCGGCGGCATCGACCTCATCGTGATCTACAATTCGGGCCGCTACCGGATGGCCGGGCGCGGCTCGCTGGCCGGGCTCCTCGCCTACGGCAACGCCAACGAGATCGTGAAGGAGATGGCGCGCGAGGTGCTGCCGGTGGTCCGCTCCACCCCGGTGCTCGCCGGCGTCAACGGGACCGACCCGTTCATGATCGCCGACCATTTCCTCGACGAGCTGAGGGCGCTGGGGTTCGCCGGCATCCAGAACTTCCCCACCGTCGGCCTCATCGACGGCGTCTTCCGCGCCAACCTCGAAGAGACCGGCATGGGCTTCGCGCATGAGGTCGAGCTCGTCGCCCGGGCCAACGCCAAGGACATGCTGACCACCCCGTACGTGTTCTGCGAGGATGACGCGGACGCGATGACCCGGGCCGGCGCGGACATCATCGTCTGCCACCTCGGCCTCACCACGGGCGGGGCGATCGGCGCCGAGACCGCCTTGACGCTGGACGACTGCGTGGCGCGGATCGGGGCGTGGGCCGAGGCCGCACGCGCGGTCCGCCCGGACGTCCTGGTGCTGTGCCACGGCGGGCCGATCGCGATGCCGGAAGACGCCCGCTACGTGCTGGAGCGCGTCCCCGCCTGCGACGGCTTCTACGGCGCGAGCTCGATGGAGCGCCTGCCGACGGAGATCGCCATCAAGGCGCAGATCGAGGCGTTCGGCGCGATCCGCCGCTGA
- a CDS encoding Tm-1-like ATP-binding domain-containing protein, whose translation MNKLYIIGTFDTKGPELDYAAAVARAAGAAVTTVDVSTTATHAAADFGPAAVAACHPDSASAVLGLTDRGAAVNAMAEALTRFLASREDIAGVMGLGGSGNTALVTHAMRALPIGVPKLMLSTVASGNTAPYVGPNDIAMMYSVVDIAGLNRVSRRVIGNAVHAAVGMATLAAPESAADKPAVGMTMFGVTTPCVTRIRERLEAEYDVAVFHATGTGGQSMEKLAESGFLTGMIDVTTTEVPDHLFGGVFPCTDDRFGAAIRTRLPYVGSVGAVDMVNFGAMDTVPERYRGRTLYVHNEQVTLMRTTPGESRDIGRFIVERLNRMDGPTAFLLPLKGVSAIDAAGQPFHDPAADEALFETIRAGFVAGPRRRLVELDLHINDPAFAEAVVDIYHSLLA comes from the coding sequence ATGAATAAACTCTACATTATCGGGACCTTCGACACGAAGGGACCGGAGCTCGACTACGCGGCGGCGGTCGCCAGAGCGGCGGGCGCCGCCGTGACAACCGTCGACGTCAGCACCACCGCGACCCATGCCGCCGCCGACTTCGGCCCCGCCGCCGTCGCCGCCTGCCACCCGGACAGCGCTTCGGCCGTGCTGGGCCTCACCGACCGCGGCGCAGCGGTCAACGCGATGGCCGAGGCGCTGACCCGCTTCCTCGCCTCGCGGGAGGACATCGCCGGCGTGATGGGCCTTGGCGGCAGCGGCAACACCGCGCTCGTCACCCACGCCATGCGGGCCCTTCCGATCGGCGTCCCGAAGCTGATGCTCTCCACCGTCGCCTCCGGCAACACCGCGCCCTACGTCGGCCCCAACGACATCGCCATGATGTACTCCGTTGTCGACATCGCCGGCCTCAACAGGGTGTCCCGCCGGGTGATCGGCAATGCCGTCCACGCCGCGGTCGGCATGGCGACGCTCGCGGCGCCCGAATCGGCGGCGGACAAGCCCGCGGTCGGCATGACGATGTTCGGCGTCACCACCCCGTGCGTCACCCGGATCCGCGAGCGGCTCGAGGCCGAGTACGACGTCGCCGTGTTCCACGCCACCGGCACCGGCGGCCAGTCGATGGAAAAGCTCGCCGAATCGGGTTTCCTGACCGGCATGATCGATGTCACCACCACCGAGGTCCCCGACCACCTCTTCGGCGGCGTCTTCCCGTGTACAGACGACCGCTTCGGCGCGGCGATCCGGACCCGCCTTCCCTATGTCGGGTCCGTCGGCGCGGTGGACATGGTCAACTTCGGCGCGATGGACACGGTCCCGGAGCGCTACCGGGGCCGGACCCTCTACGTCCACAACGAGCAGGTGACGCTGATGCGCACCACGCCCGGGGAGAGCCGCGACATCGGCCGCTTCATCGTCGAGCGGCTCAACCGGATGGACGGTCCGACCGCCTTCCTGCTGCCGCTGAAGGGTGTCTCGGCGATCGACGCCGCCGGCCAGCCCTTCCACGACCCGGCGGCGGACGAGGCGCTCTTCGAGACGATCCGCGCCGGCTTCGTGGCGGGGCCGCGGCGCCGCCTCGTCGAACTCGACCTGCATATCAACGACCCGGCCTTCGCCGAGGCCGTCGTCGACATCTATCACTCGCTTCTCGCTTAA
- a CDS encoding amidase produces the protein MSELYTWTASETAAAIRCGRISSVEATEAALARMDAVNGAINAVVDPLPEEAMEAARAADAALASGAPVGPLHGVPLTVKINVDYKGRATTNGVVAFKDLVAPDDGSVVRNLRAGGAVIVGRTNTPSFSMRWFTENDLHGTTLNPHDPAITPGGSSGGAGAALAAGIGAVAHGNDLGGSVRWPAYCCGLYGLRPTSGIVPAYNPSLSSERLIVSQMSSVQGPLARSMEDIAITLEALAAPDPRDIWQTPPAPGFATIARRPARVAMLAETDTCPVAPEVTDAIRRAGAILADAGYTVEEVVPPSLQEVAELWRLILANEIRAGLGPVMIENADWRTRLCMDRLLDGVPDLSGRDGFLKAFARRSAILRQWQTFFADWPIVLTAVSWQLPFAAGTDLADGLDYDTFFRQLAPVGGTPIIGLPGLSVPMGFAGTAPVGVQLLATRFGEADLLAAGAVLERASGPVAPVDPRPA, from the coding sequence ATGAGCGAACTCTACACCTGGACCGCGAGCGAGACCGCGGCGGCGATCCGCTGCGGGCGCATCTCCAGCGTCGAGGCGACGGAGGCCGCCCTGGCGCGGATGGACGCGGTCAACGGCGCCATCAACGCCGTCGTCGACCCGCTTCCGGAGGAGGCGATGGAGGCCGCCCGCGCGGCCGACGCCGCGCTCGCCTCAGGCGCTCCCGTCGGCCCGCTGCACGGCGTCCCGCTGACGGTGAAGATCAACGTCGACTACAAGGGCCGGGCGACAACCAACGGCGTCGTCGCCTTCAAGGACCTCGTCGCGCCGGACGACGGCTCGGTGGTGCGCAACCTGCGGGCCGGCGGCGCGGTCATCGTCGGCCGCACCAACACGCCGTCCTTCTCGATGCGCTGGTTCACCGAGAACGACCTGCACGGTACGACGCTGAACCCGCACGACCCGGCGATCACGCCCGGCGGCTCGTCGGGCGGGGCAGGCGCGGCGCTCGCGGCCGGCATCGGCGCAGTGGCGCACGGCAACGACCTCGGCGGGTCCGTGCGCTGGCCGGCCTACTGCTGCGGCCTCTACGGGCTGCGGCCGACGTCCGGCATCGTGCCGGCGTACAATCCGAGCCTTTCGTCCGAACGGCTGATCGTGTCGCAGATGTCCTCGGTTCAGGGGCCGCTCGCCCGTTCGATGGAGGACATCGCCATCACCCTCGAGGCGCTCGCCGCGCCCGACCCGCGCGACATCTGGCAGACGCCGCCCGCGCCTGGGTTCGCGACCATCGCCCGCCGGCCCGCCCGTGTCGCGATGCTCGCCGAGACGGACACCTGCCCCGTCGCGCCGGAGGTGACGGACGCGATCCGGCGCGCGGGCGCGATCCTCGCCGACGCCGGCTACACGGTGGAGGAGGTCGTGCCACCGTCCCTGCAGGAGGTGGCCGAGCTCTGGCGGCTGATCCTCGCCAACGAGATCCGCGCCGGGCTCGGGCCGGTGATGATCGAGAACGCGGACTGGCGTACGCGGCTCTGCATGGACCGCCTCCTCGACGGGGTGCCCGATCTCTCAGGCCGCGACGGTTTCCTCAAGGCCTTCGCCCGCCGCAGCGCCATTCTGCGCCAGTGGCAGACATTCTTCGCCGACTGGCCGATCGTGCTGACTGCGGTGAGCTGGCAGCTCCCGTTCGCCGCCGGCACCGACCTCGCGGACGGTCTCGACTACGACACCTTCTTCCGCCAGCTCGCTCCCGTCGGCGGCACGCCGATCATCGGCCTTCCCGGTCTCTCGGTGCCGATGGGGTTCGCCGGCACCGCACCGGTCGGCGTCCAGCTGCTGGCGACGCGCTTCGGCGAGGCGGACCTCCTCGCGGCCGGTGCCGTGCTGGAGCGCGCCAGCGGTCCGGTCGCGCCGGTGGATCCCCGCCCGGCGTGA
- a CDS encoding ABC transporter ATP-binding protein has product MTALLDVNGLTKHFPVRRGVLRRTVGTVRAVEDVSLAIAPGTTLALVGESGCGKSTLGRMILRLLEPTSGTVSLDGRDVTALSGAALRAVRRDMQIIFQDPFGSLNPRMTVRETVREPLVLHGVAEGAAADAAVDEIMALVGLQPFHAGRYPHEFSGGQRQRIGIARALATRPRLVVCDEAVSALDVSVQAQIINLLKDLQERFGIAYVFISHDLAVVRQIAERVAVMYLGRIVEEGPVDALFAAPRHPYTRSLIEAAPRPDPAVAAHAPLKGDMPSAMAPPGGCAFHTRCPIAHLRCRDERPVMRSLGGTMVACHYAEETPAAPPTPPTPRSPALTERLAVLARASGARPRT; this is encoded by the coding sequence ATGACCGCCCTCCTCGACGTCAACGGCCTCACCAAGCACTTCCCCGTAAGGCGCGGCGTCCTGCGCCGGACCGTCGGCACGGTCCGCGCGGTGGAGGACGTCTCGCTCGCCATCGCGCCCGGCACCACCCTCGCCCTCGTCGGCGAATCGGGTTGCGGCAAGTCCACGCTCGGGCGGATGATCCTGCGCCTTCTCGAGCCGACCTCCGGCACCGTCTCGCTCGACGGACGCGACGTCACGGCGCTCTCGGGCGCGGCCCTGCGCGCGGTCCGCCGGGACATGCAGATCATCTTCCAGGACCCGTTCGGCTCCCTCAATCCGCGCATGACGGTCCGTGAGACGGTCCGCGAGCCCCTCGTCCTCCACGGCGTCGCCGAGGGCGCCGCCGCGGACGCCGCGGTCGACGAAATCATGGCGCTGGTCGGCCTGCAGCCCTTCCACGCCGGGCGCTACCCGCACGAGTTCTCCGGCGGCCAGCGCCAGCGCATCGGCATCGCCCGCGCGCTTGCGACGCGCCCTCGCCTCGTGGTGTGCGACGAGGCGGTGTCGGCGCTCGACGTCTCGGTACAGGCGCAGATCATCAACCTCCTGAAGGACCTGCAGGAGCGGTTCGGCATCGCCTACGTCTTCATCAGCCACGACCTCGCCGTGGTGCGCCAGATCGCCGAGCGCGTGGCGGTGATGTACCTCGGTCGCATCGTCGAGGAGGGCCCGGTGGACGCGCTCTTCGCCGCGCCCCGCCATCCCTACACGCGCTCCCTCATCGAGGCCGCTCCGCGTCCGGACCCGGCGGTGGCCGCGCATGCGCCCCTCAAGGGCGACATGCCGAGCGCGATGGCCCCGCCCGGCGGCTGCGCCTTCCACACGCGCTGCCCCATCGCCCACCTGCGCTGCCGCGACGAGCGCCCCGTCATGCGATCGCTCGGCGGCACGATGGTCGCCTGCCACTACGCCGAGGAGACGCCCGCGGCGCCGCCGACACCGCCGACGCCGCGCTCTCCGGCGCTGACCGAACGTCTCGCCGTCCTCGCCCGCGCGTCCGGCGCTCGGCCCCGGACCTGA
- a CDS encoding ABC transporter ATP-binding protein produces MSLAPDTAPVPAAPLLAVEDLAVHFKVEGATYHAVDGVSFSVDRGETLGIVGESGCGKSVTSLAIMRLVPQPPGRYARGRILFDGTDLLALPRRRMRALRGGRIGMIFQEPMTSLNPVYTLGDQIAESLKVHAGLTGRAARERAIELLEFVRLPSPEKRVDDYPHQLSGGQRQRVMIALALANEPDLLLADEPTTALDVTIQAQILELFEDLKARTNAATILITHDLGVVAQSCDRVVVMYAGRAVERATTAALFADPQHPYTIGLMAAVPRIDAATGRLSTIEGSVPRLDGTLKGCRFASRCPLADGQCRAEDPPLVAIAPGHDVACWHAPIEARA; encoded by the coding sequence GTGAGCCTCGCGCCGGACACCGCTCCCGTCCCCGCAGCGCCCCTGCTGGCGGTCGAGGACCTCGCCGTCCACTTCAAGGTGGAGGGGGCGACCTATCACGCGGTCGACGGCGTCTCGTTCAGCGTCGACCGGGGCGAGACGCTGGGGATCGTCGGCGAGTCGGGCTGCGGCAAGTCCGTCACCTCGCTCGCCATCATGCGCCTCGTGCCGCAGCCGCCGGGGCGGTACGCGCGCGGGCGGATCCTCTTCGACGGCACCGACCTCCTCGCCCTGCCGCGCCGCCGGATGCGCGCGCTGCGCGGCGGCCGCATCGGCATGATCTTTCAGGAGCCGATGACCTCTCTGAACCCGGTCTACACGCTGGGCGACCAGATCGCCGAGAGCCTCAAGGTCCATGCCGGGCTCACCGGCCGGGCGGCGCGCGAGCGGGCGATCGAGCTCCTCGAGTTCGTCCGCCTCCCTTCGCCGGAGAAGCGCGTCGACGACTACCCGCACCAGCTCTCCGGCGGCCAGCGGCAGCGCGTGATGATCGCGCTCGCCCTCGCCAACGAGCCGGACCTCCTGCTGGCGGACGAGCCGACCACGGCCCTCGACGTGACGATCCAGGCGCAGATCCTGGAGCTATTCGAGGACCTCAAGGCGCGCACCAACGCCGCAACCATCCTCATCACCCACGACCTCGGCGTCGTCGCGCAGTCGTGCGACCGCGTTGTCGTGATGTACGCCGGCCGCGCGGTGGAGCGGGCGACCACCGCCGCCCTCTTCGCCGATCCGCAGCACCCCTATACCATCGGCCTGATGGCGGCCGTCCCGCGGATCGACGCCGCGACGGGCCGGCTCTCCACCATCGAAGGCAGCGTCCCCCGACTCGACGGGACCCTGAAGGGATGCCGGTTCGCCTCCCGCTGCCCGCTCGCCGACGGCCAGTGCCGCGCCGAGGACCCCCCGCTCGTCGCGATCGCACCCGGCCATGACGTCGCCTGCTGGCACGCTCCCATCGAGGCCCGCGCATGA
- a CDS encoding amidohydrolase family protein: MPGTTVIRNADWVVAFEDGRHVYKKNADVAFADGVVTHIGRVDHAADTEIDGSGRLIMPGLVNIHSHPTSEAMNKGFLDELGSPKLYMSSLYEFMPLFRPDEEGRRACVEVTYSELLQSGVTTLVDLSIPFEGWLDLMAQSGLRVVAAPMYRSARWYTRNGHVVDYEWVDDGGRAVMDEALAYVDAAVAHPCGRLSGMVAPAQIDTCTGDLIADSFAAAQERGLTMQIHAAQSIVEFHEITRRHGKTPVEWLDDLGVLRAGAVIGHGIFLNDHPWVHWPQADDFATLKASGTAVAHCPTVFQRRGITMNTVGRYIRNGIPVGVGTDTYPHNMLEELRNALTNSRVISGDPFDLRTSDIFNAATIGGAAILGREDIGRLAPGAKADIVSVDITDRAMMPVRDPLRSLIYVAAERAVRDVYIGGEQVVKDGVALAFDIPDALSRLQAAQRRAEEQFARLDFAGRTHDEASPYTFGVR, encoded by the coding sequence ATGCCGGGGACGACGGTTATCCGCAACGCCGACTGGGTCGTTGCTTTCGAGGACGGACGCCACGTCTACAAGAAGAACGCCGATGTGGCGTTCGCGGACGGCGTCGTCACCCACATCGGCCGCGTCGACCACGCGGCCGACACCGAGATCGACGGCTCCGGCCGGCTGATCATGCCGGGGCTCGTCAACATCCACTCGCACCCCACCAGCGAGGCGATGAACAAGGGCTTCCTCGACGAGCTCGGCAGCCCCAAGCTCTACATGAGCTCGCTCTACGAGTTCATGCCCCTCTTCCGGCCCGACGAGGAGGGCCGCAGGGCCTGCGTCGAGGTCACCTACTCGGAGCTGCTGCAGTCCGGCGTCACCACTCTCGTCGACCTCTCGATCCCGTTCGAGGGCTGGCTCGACCTGATGGCGCAGTCGGGCCTGCGGGTCGTCGCGGCGCCGATGTACCGCTCTGCCCGGTGGTACACCCGGAACGGACACGTCGTGGACTACGAGTGGGTCGACGACGGCGGCCGCGCCGTCATGGACGAGGCGCTCGCCTACGTCGACGCCGCGGTCGCGCACCCCTGCGGCCGTCTCTCCGGCATGGTCGCCCCGGCGCAGATCGACACCTGCACCGGCGACCTCATCGCCGACTCGTTCGCCGCGGCGCAGGAGCGCGGCCTGACGATGCAGATCCACGCCGCCCAGTCGATCGTGGAGTTCCACGAGATCACCCGCCGCCACGGCAAGACGCCGGTCGAGTGGCTGGACGACCTCGGCGTGCTCAGGGCCGGCGCCGTCATCGGACACGGCATCTTCCTCAACGATCACCCCTGGGTGCACTGGCCTCAGGCCGACGACTTCGCGACGCTGAAGGCGAGCGGCACCGCGGTCGCCCACTGCCCGACCGTCTTCCAGCGCCGCGGCATCACCATGAACACCGTCGGCCGCTACATCCGCAACGGCATCCCGGTCGGCGTCGGCACCGACACCTATCCGCACAACATGCTGGAGGAGCTGCGCAACGCGCTCACCAACTCCCGCGTCATCTCCGGCGACCCGTTCGACCTCCGCACCAGCGATATCTTCAACGCCGCGACCATCGGCGGCGCCGCAATCCTCGGCCGGGAGGACATCGGCCGTCTGGCGCCCGGCGCGAAGGCGGACATCGTCTCGGTCGACATCACCGACCGCGCGATGATGCCGGTGCGCGACCCGCTGCGCTCGCTCATCTACGTGGCCGCCGAGCGCGCGGTGCGCGACGTCTATATCGGCGGCGAGCAGGTGGTGAAGGACGGCGTTGCGCTCGCCTTCGACATTCCTGACGCCCTCTCCCGGCTCCAGGCCGCGCAGCGGCGCGCCGAGGAACAGTTCGCCAGGCTCGACTTCGCGGGCCGCACCCACGACGAGGCCTCGCCCTACACCTTCGGGGTCCGGTGA
- a CDS encoding ABC transporter substrate-binding protein → MPKRLIAAACLAVLAPGLAAASEITIVREVDTNNYDPHKSTARAASEALFMLGDTLVALAPDMSTIEPLLAKSWEVSDDGLTYTFHLRDDVTFCDGKKMTADDVVYSLKRWKNPETKSPVAWRAGDQTDVIAVDDTTVEYKLSAPFSEFLYQLAQSFGTIIDKDNVEALGKDFGVTGFNGTGPYCWGEWQPRNTLTMTKHEGYTWGPSFYKNQGPAQIDKITWQIVPEENTRTVAVLTGQSEITQYIPYIAVEQLRAAPNVEILKSDAAFWTYFMGFKIDHPAVADPAVRKAMNLAVDQEAMAEDLYFGEVEPAYSYISQEALDWNHDLDGALLKYDVDEANKILDDAGWARGADGVREKDGVRLAPLAYVFSGSGWAKISEAVQAYLREIGVDMQIQPFDSTVYWGKVATQEFDMFAMSYPYVSAGDALNLYFRSENVPTPNRMNWIDEDTDKLLDEGKTATDDATRATAYGEVLKKVHDAAVWIPLYHEPMVIAQSTDLEEIVPHNIYGAGLYKGLDIKFKE, encoded by the coding sequence ATGCCCAAGCGACTGATCGCAGCGGCCTGCCTCGCCGTGCTCGCGCCCGGTCTGGCCGCCGCCAGCGAGATCACCATCGTGCGCGAGGTCGACACCAACAACTACGACCCGCACAAGTCGACCGCCCGCGCCGCGTCCGAGGCGCTGTTCATGCTCGGCGACACCCTCGTCGCCCTGGCGCCCGACATGTCGACCATCGAGCCGCTGCTCGCCAAGAGCTGGGAGGTCTCGGACGACGGCCTGACCTACACCTTCCACCTGCGCGACGACGTCACCTTCTGCGACGGCAAGAAGATGACCGCCGACGATGTCGTCTACTCGCTGAAGCGCTGGAAGAATCCCGAGACCAAGTCGCCCGTCGCCTGGCGCGCCGGTGACCAGACCGACGTCATCGCCGTCGACGACACGACGGTCGAGTACAAGCTCTCCGCCCCGTTCTCCGAGTTCCTGTACCAGCTCGCCCAGTCCTTCGGCACGATCATCGACAAGGACAACGTCGAGGCGCTCGGCAAGGACTTCGGCGTCACCGGCTTCAACGGGACCGGCCCGTACTGCTGGGGCGAATGGCAGCCGCGCAACACGCTGACCATGACCAAGCACGAGGGCTACACCTGGGGTCCGTCGTTCTACAAGAACCAGGGCCCGGCGCAGATCGACAAGATCACCTGGCAGATCGTCCCCGAGGAGAACACGCGCACCGTCGCCGTCCTCACCGGGCAGAGCGAGATCACCCAGTACATCCCCTATATCGCCGTCGAGCAGCTCCGCGCCGCGCCGAACGTCGAGATCCTGAAGTCGGACGCCGCCTTCTGGACCTACTTCATGGGCTTCAAGATCGACCACCCGGCGGTGGCGGACCCGGCCGTGCGCAAGGCGATGAACCTCGCCGTCGACCAGGAGGCGATGGCCGAGGATCTCTACTTCGGCGAGGTCGAGCCGGCCTATTCCTACATCAGCCAGGAGGCGCTCGACTGGAACCACGACCTCGACGGTGCGCTGCTGAAGTACGACGTCGACGAGGCCAACAAGATCCTCGACGATGCCGGCTGGGCGCGCGGCGCCGACGGTGTGCGGGAGAAGGACGGCGTGCGCCTCGCCCCGCTCGCCTACGTCTTCTCCGGCTCGGGCTGGGCCAAGATCTCCGAGGCCGTCCAGGCGTACCTGCGCGAGATCGGCGTCGACATGCAGATCCAGCCCTTCGACTCCACCGTATACTGGGGCAAGGTCGCGACGCAGGAGTTCGACATGTTCGCCATGTCCTACCCGTACGTCTCCGCCGGTGACGCGCTGAACCTCTACTTCCGCTCCGAGAACGTGCCGACGCCGAACCGCATGAACTGGATCGACGAGGACACCGACAAGCTCCTCGACGAGGGCAAGACCGCGACCGACGACGCGACCCGCGCCACCGCCTACGGCGAGGTGCTGAAGAAGGTCCACGACGCCGCCGTCTGGATCCCGCTCTACCACGAGCCGATGGTGATCGCGCAGTCGACCGATCTGGAAGAGATCGTGCCGCACAACATCTATGGCGCCGGCCTCTACAAGGGCCTGGACATCAAGTTCAAAGAGTAG
- a CDS encoding ABC transporter permease, whose translation MTSTDAPSTTKARRRDGRRAWWIRLLRDPAAALAILVLLVIVLGAVFAPAIAPHDPYASSRSVMTPPMWAARGSPDHILGTDGQGRDIFSRILYGTRLTLLIGLCAIFFGGITGSLLGLLAAFYRRIDGVVMRFVDMMLSFPAILLGLALVAVFGPGIVPIIIALSIATVPDCARIARSVAVGIMSQEYIEAGRAVGLSDRALFTRYLLRNAISSIMIFVSLRFGQIILIGAALSFLGLGARPPAAELGMMAAQGRDFLLFAPHIAVIPSAFIFLIVLAANVTGDALRDVLDPRMSS comes from the coding sequence ATGACATCGACCGACGCGCCCTCGACGACGAAGGCCCGCCGCCGCGACGGCCGCAGGGCCTGGTGGATCCGCCTGCTGCGCGATCCCGCCGCGGCGCTGGCGATCCTCGTGCTCCTGGTGATCGTCCTCGGCGCGGTCTTCGCGCCGGCGATCGCGCCACACGACCCCTACGCCTCCAGCCGCTCGGTGATGACGCCGCCGATGTGGGCCGCGCGCGGCAGCCCGGACCACATCCTCGGCACCGACGGGCAGGGCCGGGACATCTTCTCGCGCATCCTCTACGGCACGCGGCTCACTCTCCTCATCGGCCTCTGCGCCATCTTCTTCGGCGGCATCACGGGATCGTTGCTCGGCCTGCTGGCGGCCTTCTACCGTCGCATCGACGGTGTCGTGATGCGCTTCGTCGACATGATGCTGTCCTTTCCGGCGATCCTCCTCGGCCTCGCTCTGGTGGCCGTGTTCGGCCCCGGCATCGTGCCGATCATCATCGCCCTCTCCATCGCGACGGTGCCGGACTGCGCTCGGATCGCCCGGTCGGTCGCCGTCGGCATCATGAGCCAGGAATACATCGAGGCGGGCCGCGCCGTCGGCCTCTCCGACCGCGCGCTCTTCACCCGCTACCTGCTGCGCAACGCGATCTCGTCGATCATGATCTTCGTGAGCCTGCGGTTCGGGCAGATCATCCTGATCGGCGCGGCGCTCTCCTTCCTCGGTCTCGGCGCGCGTCCGCCCGCGGCCGAGCTCGGCATGATGGCGGCGCAGGGGCGCGACTTCCTCCTCTTCGCGCCGCACATCGCGGTCATTCCGAGCGCCTTCATCTTCCTGATCGTGCTCGCGGCCAACGTCACCGGCGACGCGCTGCGCGACGTCCTCGACCCGCGGATGTCCTCGTGA
- a CDS encoding ABC transporter permease yields MIEAIVNRLITSIPVLIGVLILGFALLQLVPGDPAVVIAGPTATPDVVEAIRQELGLDQPLTVQFWSYLSRVLQGDLGRSMISNKTVLSELLAAIGPTLELMFACLVWSIPLGMALGTLAAFFRGTIVDRIVVALSVAGVSLPIFFICLLMIQYLGVAWRLFPFLGRGGPLWTLEGLNHIVLPALSLGFIFIGPVARMTRSSVLEVLRLDHVRTARAKGLPETAVVLRHGLRNALVPVVTLIGLQAGYLIGGAVVTESIFSWPGIGRLAVGAILSSDFPLAQGAIMVFALGFILTNMLVDIAYTMLDPRVGKR; encoded by the coding sequence ATGATCGAGGCGATCGTCAACCGCCTCATCACCTCGATCCCGGTCCTGATCGGGGTGCTCATCCTCGGCTTCGCGCTCCTGCAGCTCGTCCCCGGCGACCCGGCCGTGGTGATCGCGGGGCCGACGGCGACGCCGGACGTCGTCGAGGCGATCCGTCAGGAGCTGGGACTGGACCAGCCGCTGACGGTTCAGTTCTGGTCGTACCTGTCGCGGGTCCTGCAGGGCGACCTCGGCCGCTCGATGATCTCCAACAAGACGGTGCTGTCCGAACTCCTCGCCGCCATCGGCCCGACGCTGGAGCTGATGTTCGCCTGCCTCGTCTGGTCGATCCCGCTCGGCATGGCGCTCGGCACGCTCGCCGCCTTCTTCCGCGGCACGATCGTCGACCGCATCGTGGTGGCGCTGTCGGTCGCGGGCGTGTCGCTGCCGATCTTCTTCATCTGCCTCCTGATGATCCAGTACCTCGGCGTCGCCTGGCGCCTCTTCCCCTTCCTCGGCCGCGGCGGCCCGCTGTGGACCCTCGAGGGGCTCAACCACATCGTCCTGCCAGCCCTCTCCCTCGGGTTTATCTTCATCGGCCCAGTGGCCCGGATGACGCGCTCCTCCGTTCTGGAGGTGCTGCGGCTCGACCATGTGCGCACCGCGCGCGCCAAGGGGCTGCCCGAGACCGCGGTCGTATTGCGGCATGGCCTTCGCAACGCGCTGGTGCCGGTGGTCACGCTGATCGGCCTCCAGGCGGGCTACCTCATCGGCGGCGCGGTGGTGACGGAGTCGATCTTCTCCTGGCCCGGTATCGGCCGCCTCGCCGTCGGCGCGATCCTCTCGTCCGACTTCCCGCTTGCCCAGGGCGCGATCATGGTGTTCGCCCTCGGCTTCATCCTCACCAACATGCTGGTCGACATCGCCTACACGATGCTCGACCCCCGGGTCGGAAAACGATGA